Sequence from the Nitrosopumilus maritimus SCM1 genome:
TTTAAAATATCAGCAAACCACAAATCAAATTCGTCTTGAACAAACTCTACGTCTTCTAATGGATTATGAGTTCCAGGTGGAACAGGTTGTCCTTGAATATCAGTAGTTCCAGCAATATCAACAACATGAATCAAAACTTCAGCTTGTCTTGCATCATCAAGAAACTGATTTCCCAATCCTTTTCCTTCATGAGCTCCTGGAACTAATCCAGCAATATCAATAAGTTTCACAGGAATAAAACGAGTTCCATTGACGCAAAGATCAGTTTGATGTTCAATTTTGAAATGTTTGCAAGCACAATCAGCTTTAACATATGCAACACCAACATTTGGTTCAATTGTAGTAAATGGAAAATTTCCGGAAGCAACAGGAGTTTCAGTGGCAGCTGAGAAAAAGGTGGATTTTCCTACATTTGCTTTACCTAAAAGACCAATTTGCAATGATCTCAAAAATTCATTTCTACTTATTAGTATTGCAGAAATCGTTTAATCATCATCCATTCAATTAATTATATGTCAATAGTAATTACAGGAACGCCAGGTGTTGGAAAACACACTATTGGGAAAGAGTTAGCACAGAAATTAAAATTAGAAATAGTAGATATTAACGAGATTGCAAAAAATTCAGGATTATTTGAGGAAAATGACGAATCAAATGATGTGGATACAGAAAAACTCAAAGTAATTCTTAGAGAAAAAATTTCTGATAGACATATCATCATTGGGCATTTAGCACCTTACGTTTTAGATAATGAAAAAGTCAATAGAGTTATTGTTTTGAGACGAAATCCATATGATTTGATTCAAGTATATGATGAAAGAGGTTATTCAGATAAGAAAAGTAGAGAAAATGCAAGTAGTGAAATTTTAGGTGTCATTACATATGATGTCATAAACCAATTCCAAGACAAAGTTGTTCAGATTAATGTGACGGGAGGAAAGGTACAAGAGGTTTTGGAGAAAGTAAACTCAGCAATTTCAGGCAATATTGATACTGAAGAAGTAGATTGGCTTGAATTAGTTACAAAAAATAATGATTTGAAAAAATTTTTTGTTGATTGATTAAATAACGCCTTTTAATTTGAAAATATACTTGTTTGAAATATCAAAAACAGATTTGGCAGGCCGTATAGGAACAATAGATACTAACCATGGGAAAATTGAAACACCAGCATATGTTCCAGTTATTCATCCAGTAAAACAAACAATTCCTTCAAAAAAGATCAAAGAGATTGGTTTTGATCTAGTAATTACAAATGCATACATTACAAGAAACAACTATGGAGATAAAGCAGTAAAGAAAGGAATTCATAAAATTATTGATTACGATAGAGGAATAATGACAGATTCTGGAGGATATCAAGTTTTAGAATATGGAGATGTTCCAGTAGCACCAACAGAGATGGCAGAATTTGAACAAGGTATAATGACAGATTTTGCAATACCATTAGACAAACCAACAGGGTTTGGATTACCGATAAAAAAAGCAGAAGCATATGTAAAACATACTCTCAAGGTTTGCAAGCAAACTATTGAAGACAGTAAAGACAATGGACAAATTTGGATTGGTCCAATTCAAGGGGGAGAGCATTTTGATCTTGTAGCAAAATCAACAAAAGGGTTGATCAAAATGGGATACAAGATGTTAGCACTGGGTAGTCCAGTTGAATTTATGGAGTCATACGAATATAGACTGTTAGCTCAAATGATAATTGCAGCAAAAAAACAGATTCCACATAACATACCACTACATCTTTTTGGAGCAGGACATCCATTAACTATTCCATTTGCAGTTGCATTGGGTTGTGATACATTTGATTCAGCATCATACATGCTATATGCAAAACAAA
This genomic interval carries:
- a CDS encoding adenylate kinase family protein codes for the protein MSIVITGTPGVGKHTIGKELAQKLKLEIVDINEIAKNSGLFEENDESNDVDTEKLKVILREKISDRHIIIGHLAPYVLDNEKVNRVIVLRRNPYDLIQVYDERGYSDKKSRENASSEILGVITYDVINQFQDKVVQINVTGGKVQEVLEKVNSAISGNIDTEEVDWLELVTKNNDLKKFFVD
- the tgtA gene encoding tRNA guanosine(15) transglycosylase TgtA encodes the protein MFEISKTDLAGRIGTIDTNHGKIETPAYVPVIHPVKQTIPSKKIKEIGFDLVITNAYITRNNYGDKAVKKGIHKIIDYDRGIMTDSGGYQVLEYGDVPVAPTEMAEFEQGIMTDFAIPLDKPTGFGLPIKKAEAYVKHTLKVCKQTIEDSKDNGQIWIGPIQGGEHFDLVAKSTKGLIKMGYKMLALGSPVEFMESYEYRLLAQMIIAAKKQIPHNIPLHLFGAGHPLTIPFAVALGCDTFDSASYMLYAKQNRYITEDGTRDLSDIVVFPCNCEICTKYTPDELRQLESIEKINQIAIHNLHAIKLEVDKVKQAIHEGRLWEYVIKKARAHPKLFEMVEVMTENSEFLKIGTPKFKERAIFLFDKEDQFRPEVQVFHEIVRGFKSKKEKILITNESSTKPGYLSHQFVNLSKKLKDFEEVQICQYNPQLGLIPIEISDIFPAAHHETSRMNFDPKEFTEFEKTWKIFFENNKFSEIRYNKDDEFLKYFVKTLPKNIKKKSFL